TTTATTGGAGGATAAAAACCTTGCTCTGTCAAATCTCTTGTTAATACAATATGACCATCTAAAATTGACCTACTTTGATCTGCTATTGGATCATTCATATCATCACCATCAACTAAAACAGTAAAAAATGCTGTTATTGAACCTTTTGCATTGCTACCAGCTCTTTCCATAAGTTGAGGCAAAAGTGCAAAAACAGAAGGTGGATAACCTCTACTTACAGGTGGTTCACCTGTACTTAAACCTATTTCTCTTTGTGCCATTGCAAATCTTGTAACTGAATCCATCATCAAAAGGACATCATGACCTTTATCTCTGAAAAATTCTGCAATAGCCATTGCTGTAAAAGCACCATATTTACGCATCAATGCTGACTCATCAGAGGTTGCAGCTACAATAATTGTATTTTCCAAATTGTCATCTAAATTATAATGAATGAACTCAGGAATTTCACGCCCTCTTTCACCAATTAATGCAACAACTTTTATCTGAGCTTCACAACCTTTTACAATCATTCCCATAAGCGTTGATTTACCAACACCAGAACCAGCAAAAATACCTACTTTTTGACCTTTCCCTGATGTAAGCATAGAATCAACTGCCTTAACACCTGTTGAAAATCTTTGATTAATTATACCTCGTTCTAATGCAGGCATAGAAAGCTTATTGATTGCTG
The window above is part of the Malaciobacter marinus genome. Proteins encoded here:
- the fliI gene encoding flagellar protein export ATPase FliI, which encodes MDIDSLLNSIDSANLSIPFGRIKHISTTTIVATGIEVAVGDIVKIESVQHLYTVLGMIASIDGQDFTIVPFSFIEGFRIHDKVYLQKEGLNVKTGYGLLNRVVNALGDPIDGKGKIRDTPESSAINKLSMPALERGIINQRFSTGVKAVDSMLTSGKGQKVGIFAGSGVGKSTLMGMIVKGCEAQIKVVALIGERGREIPEFIHYNLDDNLENTIIVAATSDESALMRKYGAFTAMAIAEFFRDKGHDVLLMMDSVTRFAMAQREIGLSTGEPPVSRGYPPSVFALLPQLMERAGSNAKGSITAFFTVLVDGDDMNDPIADQSRSILDGHIVLTRDLTEQGFYPPINLLKSASRVMDKVVDDNHYNYFLKLKRVLSLIKENEVLVRVGAYKAGMDPELDNALAKKEKIREFLTQGTKEQYTFEDIVNMLKEVLQ